TTCTAGTTATTCTAACTATGAATTTATGGTCTCAGaagaatttaaattattaatGTCACACGACATAGAACTTAAAGATATTATGGAGTTTCTCCAGACAATACCAAAAATTTTAGAGAATGGAAACAAATACGCTGAAAGTCAaatacttacccaaggtcatagtaATGACTAAGGTGAGTAAGCTCTCCGTTAAAAATTTCTCCATTGAGCTCAGATCCATAATGTTTTTTCTGATTAAAATTTTCATGGATTATAGATTCATATAGTCAAACTCttaaattttttacatatttCCATAAGTGTAAGCACACATGTTTATCTacgtgtgtttatatacatacatacatatgaagcTCTTATTAAGATGCATTTTCAGATCACTACTAACTTAAAGGTTTTTGTAGTAGCTAAAATGTAAAGACATAAAACTTCCATGTATTTGAAGTAGGAGAAATGAGTGGGTTGTCTTGTCTTTTtataatcttaattttttttcttttgttggatTTTGAGGTGTGTAGTATAGCTGGATTTCCTGTATATGATTGTTGAGTGAGAGGGAGGCACAAGAAGGAGAATTAACCTCTTCGTTATCTTTCATAATGTTTTCAGCATAAACTTTCCTTTTAAAGCTTTATAAATGTCTATGTTACTAAACGTGGACTTGGAAGATCTGTATGCATGATCCTTTGGTTTTTGATCACAGGCATAATTTGGTTTTGATTCAGTTTGAAGATTTTCTGACTCCTTGAACCCAAGAATAGGTTACTTTTTTCAGTAGAAACTGAACATTTAAGTAATAATAAAACACATTTCTCATTACACTTTCTCATTACACTTTCTCAAGGGACCTACTCTACTCTCATACGATGAACTGTGTTTCTATTTCTGCCTTAGGAGGACCAGCCTAGATAAGTATGCAGAGAttcatttccttatttccttaGACATATCCGATCTTTCAAGTACtcaagaacatttccatattgaaTTGTTTTGTCATGATAGTCAATATGCTTTcgatttctttctcatttctaaaaacaATATTACATTTCAATTGGTAAACTTTACACTGAAGACTAGAAGTTACCTTAAATTGTTTAATGACACCATGAACTCCATACTCCAGTGGGTTAGAGCCAATTAATAATTCAGAGGTTCCAGCCAtaatgttttattctattttggcAGGGTATACCATTGGAAAATGGTAGCAAAAAATATCAGTTATCCAACCTCTACTGAACTGTAAATCTACAATTATAGAATCCACTCACTCCCTGATTGTACTGAATAAGTTGATACATAATTCAAAAGTTAGTTATCTATTATCATGGACAAATTAGAACCGTATCAAAATTTAGCCTGAAAAATAGATTGcacacacatacttacatatgtacatacatacacacatacagagacaaaTACGTGTGTGGCTAGATGTATGGATAAATATGTGCAAATACATTAAAATTGAGAGAGTCaatatatttaatgttttatggTCTGAAAGGTAAATAATGAGCAGAAAATAATATTTCGTATTCTATAGAACTTATACAACATTGTAATCTGTGTGAGTTATAATTTCTTTAGACTGAGTAACTGAAGGTAAAGGTTCCAAAAGGGacaataaaaacataataatgaatgacatttttaaaaattatattttaacacTATTAGCCTAAGTGGAATTGTACGACATTACTTAGAATGTCCGAACTAATATAAAGCTATGATCTCAGGTCACTCCAAATCGATAACTTCAATTTTTCTATTAATGACATTTCATACAGTATACTAGTCTAAACATTCCGTGTCTCAGAACCAGTACAATAATTGATTTAGCCTCTGGGCGCCGCTGTCCACCAATCACCAAGAGAAattcagggagagagaaaggctaTTCTTTCCGGGTGCTGGGGCATGAAGCTCTGGGAGACCGAACACACCCGCTTCAGGATTCACTGAAATTAAGCCCCCTAATCCTAAACGCTCCAGACTAAGGTTCTGGACACATACTACAGGGGGAAACAGAGAATCCAAAAGGTAACCCAGACTCGGCTGCAGATTCAGGAGaacattttaaaggaaacaatGGTCGGTGAGGAAAAACACAGAGGCTGCATGTGGCGActcctgttttgttttctcctgGGGAAGCTGTGGGAGACAAATGCTGCCCAGATCCGCTACTCCGTTCCCGAGGAGATGGAAAAGGGATCTTTTGTGGGCGACATCTCCAAAGACTTGGGGCTGGAGCCAAGGGAACTGTCCGAGTCGGGGACTCGCATTGTCTCCAAAGGTAAGAAGCTTCATTTCTCTCTCAATGTCAGAAGCGGCAGCTTAGTCACCGCCGACAGAATAGACCGGGAAGAACTCTGTGCCCAGAGAGTCCAGTGCCTGCTGTATTTTAATATTCTGGTTGAAGATAAGCTGAAAATCTATTCAGTGGAGGTGGAAATAACTGACATTAATGATAACGCTCCTCGCTTTTTAGCtgaggagctagaattaaaaatCAGTGAACTCACAGCTCCGGGAACACAGCATAGCCTGGAAACTGCGTATGACCGGGATGTGGGAGTGAATTCTCTTCAGAGCTATGAGCTGAGCTCCAATCATCACTTCTCCCTTCAAATGCAGAGCGGAGACAATGGGATGAAGTACCCGCAGCTGGTGCTAGAGCAGGCCCTAGACCGGGAGAAAGAGCCAGTTCTCCATTTGCTGCTCACAGCATGGGATGGAGGAGAACCAGTCCGTTCTGGCACTGCTAGAATCCAAGTGACTGTCCTGGATGCCAATGACAATGCCCCAGTGTTTACCCAGTCAATGTATACTGTCAGGGTTCCTGAAAATGAGCCCCAGGGGACAGTGCTACTCACAGTGAATGCCACTGATGCAGATGAAGGAATCAATTCTCAGGTAAGATACTTTCAAGTGAAAAGACCTGAGGAGACATCTCAAATATTCCAACTGAATTCTGTAACTGGAGAATTATCAACCTTACAAAATCTAGATTATGAAGAGGCAGAATTCTATGTGATAGAAATAGAGGCTAAAGATGGCCTTGGCCTCAAGGGCAGAGCTAAAATTCATGTCATAGTTCTAGATGTGAATGACAATGCCCCAGAAGTGACTATCACCTCTGTCACCAACTCAATCCCTGAAAATGCTCCCCCTGGGGCTGTAATTGCTCTGTTCCATGTACATGATCGAGATTCTGGTGAAAATGGTCGAGTCCTGTGTTCCATCCCAGGTGATCTGCCttttaaattagaaaagaagGTGGACAATTACCATTCACTGGTGACTGCCAGGGCTCTGGACAGAGAGGAGGTGCCTGAGTACAACATCACAGTGAGAGCAAAAGACTTTGGGAGCCCAGCTCTGTCTACAGACACTCACATCCTCTTGCAAGTGTCAGACATCAATGACAACCCACCCACTTTCAATCATGCAGCCTACTCTGCCTACATCCAGGAGAACAATCCCAGAGGAGCTTCCATCTACTCCTTGACTGCCCAGGACCCAGACAGTGAGAAGAATGCTTTAGTCATCTACTCCATCATGGTCAGCACTGTGCCCTCAGAAGCACCACCACTGTCATCCATTGTCTCCATGAACTCAGAGACTGGTGTTCTCTATGCTCTGTGCTCCTTTGACTATGAACAGTTCCAGGAATTTCAGCTGACAGTGACAGCCAGGGACTCTGGGGACCCTCCTCTCAGCACCAACGTGTCCCTGACTCTGTTCATCCTGGATCAGAATGACAATGCCCCAGAAATCCTGTACCCAGCCTTCCCCACAGATGGCTCCAGTGGAGTGGAGCTGGCCCCACGCTCTGCAGAGCCAGGCTACCTGGTgaccaaggtggtggcagtggatGCAGACTCTGGCCAGAATGCTTGGTTGTCCTATCGCCTGCTCAAGGCCACAGA
This region of Trichosurus vulpecula isolate mTriVul1 chromosome 3, mTriVul1.pri, whole genome shotgun sequence genomic DNA includes:
- the LOC118842054 gene encoding protocadherin gamma-A2-like — translated: MVGEEKHRGCMWRLLFCFLLGKLWETNAAQIRYSVPEEMEKGSFVGDISKDLGLEPRELSESGTRIVSKGKKLHFSLNVRSGSLVTADRIDREELCAQRVQCLLYFNILVEDKLKIYSVEVEITDINDNAPRFLAEELELKISELTAPGTQHSLETAYDRDVGVNSLQSYELSSNHHFSLQMQSGDNGMKYPQLVLEQALDREKEPVLHLLLTAWDGGEPVRSGTARIQVTVLDANDNAPVFTQSMYTVRVPENEPQGTVLLTVNATDADEGINSQVRYFQVKRPEETSQIFQLNSVTGELSTLQNLDYEEAEFYVIEIEAKDGLGLKGRAKIHVIVLDVNDNAPEVTITSVTNSIPENAPPGAVIALFHVHDRDSGENGRVLCSIPGDLPFKLEKKVDNYHSLVTARALDREEVPEYNITVRAKDFGSPALSTDTHILLQVSDINDNPPTFNHAAYSAYIQENNPRGASIYSLTAQDPDSEKNALVIYSIMVSTVPSEAPPLSSIVSMNSETGVLYALCSFDYEQFQEFQLTVTARDSGDPPLSTNVSLTLFILDQNDNAPEILYPAFPTDGSSGVELAPRSAEPGYLVTKVVAVDADSGQNAWLSYRLLKATELGLFSVGLHSGEIRTMRTFLDKDALKQNLIVAVTDNGEPPLSATVSVTVAVADSIPEILSDLSSQASSHPQDDPLLTFYLVIAVAAVSCLFFAFIVLLLALRLRRWWMLQVVQSAGDHVGGIPSSQFLGIDGVRAFLQTYSHEVSLTTDSRKSQLIFPQPNYADTLISQQSCEQKEPSLPTQSLLQGKDEQAFCQFLDTYYRGKQRIQGVTQFRLQNKENISKGNNGR